The nucleotide sequence CCCTGGGATCTCCCCCCCGAGTCGCCGGCCCCCGGGCCGGGTCTCATGGGACGCCTGCGCGGACTGCTCCGCGGCCGGGGCTGAGATCTCCGGCCGTTTTGACAAAGTGAAGCGTCGTTTCTAGAATGGCTTCCGCTAGAATATCCTGATGGACAAGCGTTTCGAGTCGTCCGCCTCGCCGCCCTTCTTCCGGAGAATCCCTATGATCGGACGGAATGCCCGAGCTCTTTCGGCATCGCTCGTCGTCTGGATCGTCCTCGCCGCGTGCGCTTCCGCCCCGCAGCATAAGAAGACGGTCAATCGCCAGGCGGAGCAGTATTTCCGGCTGGGACAGGTGAATTTCACCGAAGGGAAGAACCAGGAAGCGATCGCCAACCTGAAAAAATCGATCCAGCTCGATCCAGGCGCCGCGGACGCCCACAGCTACCTCGGGACGGTCTATTTCCTCCTGAGCGACTATGCGAACGCCGAGAAGGAGCTGCTGGAGGCCATCAAGCTGAATCCGTACGACACCGACGCCAAGAACTCTCTCGGAGCGGTCTACACCAAGACGCGCCGGCCGGAGAAGGCGCTCGCGATCTTCGAGGAAGCGCTGAAAGACCGGACCTATCCGAGCCCGGAGAAGATCCTCTACAACCTCGGGACGCTGCACCTCGAGGCGAAGCGCTACCCGCAGGCGGAAGACGCCTTCCGGCGGGCCGTGGCCGCGAACGCGGCCTACGCCAAGGGATACTACGGTCTGGGCCTGGCCTTCGCCGACACCGGGAGAATCGAGGACGCCAGGGCCAGCTTTCGAAAGGTGATCTCCCTCGATCCGAAGAGTCCCGAAGCAATCCGAGCCCAGGAGTACCTGGCCCGCCAGGCGGCTCCCCGGAAGGGTTGATTCGCATGACACTCGCGCCGAGCCGCGTTCCATGAGCCCCGACTCCGGAGCCCCGGGAGGAGCCGTGCGCAAGCTCCTTCGCGGGCTTGGCAAGACGCGCGACGGCGTGCTGGGACGGCTGAAGGATCTCGTGCGCGCTCCCGCGCGTCTCGACGCCGATCTCCTCGAGGAGCTGGAGACGCTCTTGATCCTGTCCGATGTCGGCCCCTCGCTCACGGGGGAAGTCGTTCAATCCTTGAAAAGGACGGGGGCCGGCCTGGAGGTGAAGGACTGGAGTGTTCTGGCGGACCTGGTGAAGCAGGAGATGAAGCGGATTCTCCTCTCCGGAAGGGCGCCTCTTCCCCCCAGGGTCGAGGAAGGGCCCGAGGTGGTCCTGCTCGTCGGGGTCAACGGGGGCGGCAAGACGACGACCGCGGGGAAGCTCGCGGCGCGCTGGGCGGGGGAGGGACGGCGCGGGCTTCTCTGCGCCGCCGACACGTTTCGCGCCGCCGCCGTCGAGCAGATCGCGATCTGGGGAAAACGGGCGGGCGTCGATCTGATCCGTCACCAGTCCGGCGCCGATCCCTCGGCGGTGGTCTATGACTCGGTGGAGGCCGCCCTGGCCCGGCGGTGCGACTTCCTGATCGTCGACACGGCGGGCCGGCTGCACACGCGCGAGCCGCTGATGCAGGAGCTCGAGAAAGTCGTCCGGGTCGTGCGCAAGCGAATCGCCTCGGCGCCGCATCAGGTCCTTCTGGTCCTGGACGCCACGACCGGCCAGAACGGCGTGGCCCAAGCGCGCCGATTCCTGGAAGTCTCCGGCGTGACGGGCCTCGTCCTGACCAAGCTCGACGGCACGGCCAAGGGAGGCGTCGCCCTCGGCATCGCGCGGGACCTTGGCATCCCGCTGCGCTGGATCGGAGTGGGCGAGGGAGCCGAGGATCTCGTCGAGTTCGACGCGGACGCCTATCTGGATGGAATCTTCGCCGAAAAGATTCCGGCCGCGGCGGGCTGAGATCGTGGAAGCCGGAGGAGGCGAAGAGCAGGATCGCAAGTGCCTCTCGGCGTGCTTCGATCTCGCGCTGCTCGGCGAAGGCGAGACGAGTCCGAATCCGATGGTCGGCGCGTTGCTGGTCAAGGAGGGGCGGATCCTGGGCCAGGGGTATCACCGCCGCGCCGGGGATCCCCACGCCGAAGTGGAGGCGCTGGCCTCGGCCGGCGACGGAGCCCGCGGCGGCACGCTGTACGTCAACCTCGAGCCCTGCGTCCATCACGGCCGCACGCCGCCCTGCGCCGACGCTCTCATCCGGGCCGGGGTGAGCGAAGTTGTCGCGTGCATGACCGATCCCGATCCCCGCGTGAACGGTGGCGGGTTCCGGAAGTTGCGGGAGGCCGGAGTCCGCGTCCGGACGGGAATTCTCGAGCGGGAGGCCCGCCGCTTCAACGAGAGGTTCATCAAGTTCGTGACGCGGGGCGTGCCGTTCGTGATTCTCAAGGCGGCCATGACTCTCGACGGCCGGATCGCCGCCGCCTCCGGCGAGTCGCGGTGGATCACTTCTTCGGAGTCGCGGCAGGAGGCGCAGCGCCTGCGCTATCAGAGCGACGCCATCCTCGTCGGGATCAATACGGCCGTCGCGGACGATCCGTTGCTCACGGCGCGTCATCAAAGCGGCAAGGCGCTGGTCCGCGTGGTCCTCGACTCGCGCCTTCGCCTGCCGCCCTCGGCGAGGCTGCTGGCGAACGCCGACGGAGGGAAGACGATCGTCTATGCGCTCGCCGGGGCGCCGGCTGCCCCGCGGCAGCGTCTGGAGCGGCTCCCAGGGGTCGAGGTCGTCGAGGTGGACGGCACGCCGGGCGCGCTCGGCTGGAGCGCGATTCTGAAGGACCTGGCGCGCCGTCAAGTGGGTAGCGTCCTTGTGGAAGGGGGAGGGCGCGTCCTGGGCAGCGCGCTCGCCGGCCGGGCCGGCGATCGGATCGCTCTGTTCATCGCGCCGCGGATTCTGGGGGAAGGCGGCACGCCGGTGGCGAACGGCCTGCGGGTCGGAAAGCTGGAGGAAGCGCTGCCGATTCACGAATGGAGCTGGCGGGCGGTCGGCCCCGATCTTCTCGTCGAGGGCTATCTGAAGCCGCCGGAGGAGATCGTCGGCTGATGTTCACGGGCTTGGTGGAGCGCGTCGGGGCGGTGGCCAGCCGGCGCGGCGGGAAAGACGGCGCGCGGCTGCGCATCGAATGCGGCGCGATGGCCGGCGGCCTGGGCGCGGGGGAGAGCGTCGCGGTGGACGGCGTCTGCCTCACCGTGATCCGGACCGGCGACCGCTGGTTCGAGACCGAGATCCATCCGGAGACTCTCCGCTGCACCGTCCTGGGAGAGCGGGCGGAGGGAAGCCGCGTCAATCTGGAGCGGGCCGTGCGGGCCGAGGACCGTCTCGGCGGCCATCTCGTCCAGGGCCACGTCGATGGAGTCGGCACGCTGCTGGAGATCGGGCCGGAGGGAGAGGGGCGCCGGGCCCGAGTGGCCGCGCCGCCCGGGCTGCGCCGCTATCTGGCTGTCAAGGGATCGGTCGCCTTGGACGGCGTGAGCCTCACGATCGCTTCTCTCGGCGCGGAGGACTTCGAAGTGGCGTTGATTCCGCATACTCTGGCGCATACGACTCTGGGGGATTGGTCCGTTCCGAGGCGAATCAACGTGGAAGTCGACCTGATCGCCAAATACGTGGAGCGACTTCTGGAGAGCTGGAAGTCGGACGCGGCCTCCGCAGGGGCGAGAGGATGAGGAGAGAGGCATGAAAGCCGGAGCGTCGCGCAAGAAGGGGAAGGGCCGGCTCGCCGGCTCGCCGCCGCGGAGAAGCGTTCCGGCCCGCACCGGCTTCGCCACCGTGGAGGAAGCCGTCCGAGACATCGCCGCGGGGCGCATGGTCGTGGTCGTCGACGACGAGGAACGGGAGAACGAGGGGGATCTGACGCTGGCGGCCGAGAAAGTCACGCCGGACGCCATCAATTTCATGGCTCGCTACGGGAGAGGGCTCATCTGCCTCCCCATGACGCGCCAGCGCCTCCAGGAGCTGGAGATTCCGTTGATGGTGGAACAGAACACGTCCACGTACCAGACGGCGTTCTGCGTGAGCGTCGAGGCCAAGAAGAAGGTCTCCACCGGAATCTCCGCGGCGGATCGCGCCGAGACGGTCCGTGCCGCCATCGATCCGTCGACCCGCGCGCAGGATCTGGCTCGTCCCGGCCACATGTTTCCCTTGATGGCGATGGACGGCGGCGTTCTCAAGCGCGCCGGGCAGACGGAAGCGGCCGTGGATCTCGCGCGTCTCGCCGGATTGCGCCCGGCCGGCGTCATCTGCGAGATCCTGAAGGAGGACGGGACGATGGCGCGCATCCCGGATCTGCTGAAGTTCTCGCAGAAGCACCGGATTCGCATCCTGACGATCGCCGATCTCATCCGCTACCGCGTGCGTCACGAGCGTTTGGTCCGCCGCGTCGCCCAGCCCAAGCTTCCGACCCGCTACGGCGACTTCCGGATCATCGTCTACGAGAGCGATATCGAGCCCAAGAACCACCTTGCCCTGGTGATGGGGGAGATCTCGCCGGAGGAGCCGGTGCTGGTCCGGGTCCATTCCGAGTGTCTGACGGGAGACGTGTTCGGGTCGACCCGCTGCGACTGCGGGCCTCAGCTCCAGAAGGCGCTCGAGATCATCGCCCGCGAGGGCAAGGGGATCATCGTTTACCTCCGGCAGGAGGGAAGGGGCATCGGACTGGTGAACAAGCTCCGGGCCTACGAGCTCCAGGACAAAGGCGAGGATACGGTTCAGGCGAACCACAGCCTGGGATTCAAGGCCGACTACCGCGACTATGGAATCGGAGCCCAAATCCTCCGGGATCTGGGGGCCCGCCGCCTGCGCGTGCTCACCAACAATCCCGTGAAGTTCATCGGCCTGAAAGGCTACGGACTCGAAATCGTCGAGAGGGTCCCCCTCGAGATCCCACCCTCCGGAGAGACGCTGCGCTACCTCAAGACGAAGAAAGAGAAGTTGGGCCACATCCTCTCTCTCGTGTAGATCCGCCGGCTGAATCAGGATCTCGTTGACAGCTTTCTTCTAACCACTATAAAATCAGCAGTTTTTAATCACCAACCGAAGCGGAACGAAGCGGAGACGCGATGTTCGATCAGCTCAGCGGCAGGATCCAGGAGGCGCTGCGCCGGCTGCGCAGCCAGGGCCACCTGACCGAAGCCTCGGTCGGCGAAGGAATCCGCGAGATTCGCCGGGCCCTCCTCGAAGCCGACGTGAACCTGCAGGTCGTTCAGGATTTTCTCGCCAAGGTGAAGGAGCGCGCCGTAGGGGCCGAGGTCCTGGCGAGTCTCTCGCCGGGCCAGCAGCTCGTGGGAATCGTCCATGAAGAGCTGGAGGCGCTTCTGACCGGTCCCGGCCAGAAGCTCCAAACGGCGTCGATGCCGCCGACGGTGGTGGTGCTGTGCGGTCTGCAGGGCTCGGGCAAAACCACCACGGCCGGGAAGCTGGGATTGTACTTGAGGAGCCGGAGCCATCTTCCGATGCTCGTGTCGGTCGACACGCACCGTCCCGCCGCCCGCGAGCAGCTGGCGACGGTGGCCCAGTCCGTCCAGGTGCGCTGGTCGAAAGTGACCGGGGAGGACCCGGTCGACCTCGCCGCGCGCGCCTTGTACGAGGCCCGCCAGTCGGGCAGCGATTATCTTCTCGTCGACACCGCGGGGCGCCTGCAGATCGATCAAAAGCTCATGGACGAGCTCGCCGCGGTGGTGCGCCGGGTGGTGCCGACGGAGATCCTGTACGTCGCCGACGCGATGTCGGGGCAGGACGCCGTGCGCAGCGCCGCCGAGTTCCACCGTCGCGTCCAGCTCACCGGCATCATCCTCACGAAGCTCGACGGGGACGCGCGCGGCGGCGCCGCCCTCTCGGTGCGCAGCGTGACGGGCGTTCCGATCAAGTTCGTGGGGACCGGAGAGAAGCCGGGGGATCTGGAGGCGTTTCATCCCGATCGGATGGCCTCGCGGATTCTCGGCATGGGCGACGTCCTGAGCCTCGTGGAGAAGGCGCAGACTGCCTTCGATCAAAAGGAAGCCGAGGCGATCGAGAAGAAGCTCCGGAAGCAGGAGTTCACCTTGCAGGATTTCCTCGATCAGATGGGCAAGATCCGCCGGATGGGCTCGCTCCAGGACATCCTCGGGATGATCCCGGGTCTCCCGGCGATGGCCGGCGCGGAGGTGGACGAGAAGAAGATGGTCCGCACCGAGGCCATCATCCGCTCCATGACGGCGGTGGAAAGGCGCCGGCCGGAGATCCTCGACGGCAGCCGCCGGCGGCGGATCGCGCGCGGCTCCGGCACCTCGGTGCAGGAAGTCAACGCGTTGCTCAGGCAGTTCAAACAGGCGCGCAAGATGATGCGCGTCTTTTCCGGGAGCGGGCCCCGCCCCTCCCTGCGATCCCTCGCGAAGGGATTCCGAAAGTGAAGGCGCGCGCGCGCCTCGCCATCCATAGGGAGGAGAAGCCATGCTGAAGATCCGTCTGAGAAGGGCCGGGACGCGAAGCAAGCCCTTCTACCGAATCGTGATTTCGGAATCGACGAACCGGCCCGAAGGGGAGTTCGTGGAGAACCTGGGCCATTACGATCCCAAGACCGAGCCGATTACCTTGAAAGTCGACGTCGCCCGCGCCGAGGCCTGGATCAAGAAAGGCGCCACCGCTTCCGACACCGTCCGCAAGCTGTTGGAGCGGGCGCGCGTGGCGCAAACCTAAAGCGCGCCGCGGAGAGCCATCGATGAACCCGGGGGAGAGAAAGATCCAGACCATGGTCGAGACGCTGGTGCGAGCCTTCGTCGATCGCCCGGAAGACGTCGTCGTGAGCCCGGCCCAAAGGCCCGACGCCGGCGTTCTGGAGCTGACGGTCGCCCCTTCGGACATGGGAAAAGTGATCGGCCGGCAGGGGAGGACGGCCCGGGCGCTGCGCACCTTGGTATCCCTGGCGGCCGAGAAGCTGAATCGCCGCTTCCACCTGCAGATTCTGGACTAGATCTTGACAGGGGGCGGACCTGAGGCCGAGGGGGAGCGCTGGGTACAGGTGGCGCGGAAGGCCACCTTGCGAGGTCCCAAGGGTCTTTTGACAGCCCGCCTCGTCGGCAAGGGCAATCCTTTTCGGTCCGGGCAGCGCGTGGCGTTGCGACGCGGCGGCGACCATCGAGAGTATTCCCTTCAAAGCGCCGAAGTGTACCGCGACCGAGTGGTGCTAAAGCTTGCCGGGCTGACCACCGCCCAGGACGCGGCCGTGCTGGAAGGCTCGGATATCTTGCTCCAAAGCAAGGATTTGGTTGACCTTCCAGAGGGCACTTATTATATTTTCCGCCTCGTAGGCCTGAGGGTGATCGGGCCGGAGAAGCGCTGCTTGGGGAGAGTTTTCGAAGTCATCTCAACCGGCGGGACCGATCTGCTCGTGGTCCATGATGAGGCGGGGGAAGAGCGCTTGATCCCCTTTGCCCGCGCCATTTGCAAGCGCATCGACCCGGAAGAGGGGATTATCGAGATCGACCCCCCGGAAGGGCTGCTGGAAATCGAATGAACTTCGATGTCTTGACCATTTTTCCGGGGATGTTCGAGGGCCCGCTGACGGAGAGCATCCTGAAGCGCGGACAGGAGAGAGGTCTTCTCTCCATCCGCCTTCACGATCTTCGCCATTACGCCCACGACCGCCATCGTCAAGTGGATGACACTCCTTACGGCGGAGGGGGGGGCATGATCCTGATGCCTGGCCCGATTTTCGAGGCGGTGGAAGCGATTCGGAAGGAGTTTCCGGCGGGCCGGGATCGCGTCATCCTGCTCAGCCCCCAAGGGCCGCGCTTCAATCAGGAAAAGGCCCGGGAGCTCTGCCGGGACTGGGATCGCCTCCTGCTGATCTGCGGGCGGTACGAAGGGGTCGACGAAAGGGTGCGGGAATTCCTGGTCGACGAGGAAATTTCCGTCGGGGATTACGTCCTCACCGGAGGGGAGATTGCCGCCATGGTGCTCATCGACGCGGTGTCCCGGCTGAAACCCGGCGTCCTGGGCGGCGAGCGCAGCGCCGAAGAGGATTCCTTCATGGAGGGGCTGCTGGAATACCCGCAATACACGCGCCCGGCGGTTTTCCGCGGCCATCCGGTGCCGGAAGTCCTTTTGTCCGGCAATCACGCCGAAATCCAACGCTTTCGGCGCGAGATGGCCTTGAAGAACACGAGAATCAAGCGGCCCGATCTGATTCCGGCCTCCGATGTCGGCAAGCGCTGAAGCCCGACGGAGGGGCCGGTCAACACGCAAGCAGGGAGAGGCATCATGGACTGGGTGAAGATGGTTGAGGCGCGGGAGTTGCGGGAAAAGGCGCCGGTTTTCTCGGTCGGCGACACGGTGAAGGTCCACGTGAAGGTGAAGGAAGGGGAGAAGGAGCGCGTGCAGATTTTCGAGGGGATGGTGATCTCCCGCCGGGGCGGAGGGGTGAGCGCCTCGTTCACCGTCCGGAAGATATCGGACGGAGTCGGGGTGGAGAGGATTTTCCCGCTGCACTCGCCGATCCTCGAGAAGGTCGAAGTGACCCGGCAGGGCCGCGTCCGCCGCGCCAAGCTCTACTACCTCCGCGAAAGGCGCGGCAAGTCGGCGAGGATCCAGGAAAAGAAGTACGTGTGAATCGGAAGCTGTCGGCGTGAGGTGGATTCACGAAGACACGCTCCGGCGGGAAGGTTTCCGCCGCATCGCCGGCCTCGACGAGGTCGGCCGGGGCTCGCTGGCCGGACCCGTGGTGGCGGCCGTGGTGATCCTGGATCGATCGGCCCGCCTCCCCGGAGTGCGCGATTCCAAGCTTCTTTCCGAGGACCAGCGCCGGTCGCAATTCGGCAGGATCGCGCTCTCGGCGATGGCGTACGGCTTCGGAGTCGTGGAGGCCGAGACGGTGGACCGGATCAACGTGCTGGAGGCCTCGCGCCAGGCCATGGTCGCGGCGATCGGCTCGCTCGCCGAGCCGCCCGACGCGCTGCTCATCGACGCCGTGAGGCTTCCCGACGTCGATCTCCCGCAGCGCAGCCTCGTTCACGGCGATCGCCGGTGTCTTTCGATCGCGGCGGCCTCCATCCTCGCGAAAGTCTTCCGGGATGAGATCATGAAAGAGCTCGACGGCGTGTTTCCCGGCTATCGCTTCCGCTTCAACAAGGGCTACGGCACCGAAGAGCACCTGCGCGCGCTCACTTTCCTGGGCCCCACCCCACTGCACCGCCTGAGCTTCTCCGGCGTTCAGCCGCCTCTGTTTCCCGAGGAGGATTGATGGCCGTCAACCGGGCCAAGCTCCTGGAATCGGCGGACAAGCTGGTCCGCCAGGGGAAGCTGGAAGAAGCGATCCGCCAGTACATGGCCCTTTCCGAGGACAATCCGCGCGACGTCAACACGATCAACCGCATCGGCGACCTCTACGTGCGGCTCCGCAAGAACAAGGAGGCGATCCGCCAGTTCATGCGCATCGCCGATTTCTACGCCGGGGACGGGTTCCATCTCAAGGCGATCGCGATGTACAAGAAGATCACCAAGCTGGATCCGTCGAACGTCGACGCCAACGAGAGGCTCGCCGACCTCTATGCGAAGCAGGGGCTGGTGATCGAGGCGCGCACTCAATTCCTGAGCCTGGCCGAACAATGCCTCCGATCCGGGCAAAAGCCGAAGGCGATTGAGATCTACCAGAGGATCCAGTCGATGGAGCCGGACAACCTCAAGGCCCGGGTCATCCTCGCCGACTTGATCGGGAAAGAAGGAGATCCGCGCAAGGCCGCGGACGGTTTCGTCGCCGCGGCGGAGGATTTGCTGGAGCGCGGGCTTCACGACGAGGCCCTCAAGGTCCTCGTCAAGGCGGCCCGGACGCAGCCCGGGCGAGCCGACATTCACGACCGGATCGCCGCCGTCCTGCGGGCCGGAGACAAGAGGCCGCAGGAGCTGGTCGGCACTCTCGAGGGGATGCATCTCGCCAGCCCGGGCACCGCCGGATACGTGGAGATGCTGGCCGAGGCGTACCTCAAGATGGGCCGGGTCTCCGATTTCCAGAAGCTCGTGAAGTCGGCCAAATCGGGGGAGGCTCGGGTCGCCCTCGCCCTCGCCGAGGCGCGCTTCCACGTGTCGCAAGGCGACTCCGAGAAGGCAGTCACCCGGCTGGCCGCAGCCGCCGGAGAAGCGATCCGCGACCCGGGTCCGGAGCAGGGGGCGGTGCTTCTCGAAGAGGCCCTGAAAATAAAGCCTGAATCCGTCGAGATGCTGGAGAAGCTGCTGGACCTCTGGACCACCGCCTCGGAGCCGAAGGGGATCGCCTCGGCCGCGGAAAGGCTGGCCCGGCTCTACTGCGGCGGAGACGACTGGGAGCGCGCCTCGGGAATGTTGGATCGAATCCGTGAAGTCGCCCCGGACCATCCCGCGCTGGAGGCGCTTCGCGAGAAGGTCAACGCCGGTCTCGGGATCGGGGCCTCCGGAGGGCCGGACGAGATGGCCGGCTCGGTTCCCACCCTGGACGAGCTGGAGAAGGTGGTCGAGCTGGAATCCGACTCGGAGGCGGACGCCGGAGAGGAGCAATTCGCCGAGCTCGACGCGGAGCTCGCCTCGGGAGCCGACGAGCCTGAAATCGGCGATGAAAGCCAGGACGCGGCCTATTCGGGAAAGAGCGTCATCCAGGAGATGCGCGGCGAGCCTCCCGGCAAGGAAGTCGACGAGGATTTCCTCAGCGAGCATCTCACCGAGGCCGAAGTCTTTCTGAAGTATGGCCTCGCGGAAAAGGCCCGGGAGCAGCTCCAAGCCATCCTCGATCGGTATCCCGAGCATGTCCCCTCCTTGAAGAAGATGAAGAACATCTACGCGGAGGACGGAAGAAAATCGGATGCCGCCGGGATCTGCCGGAGAATCGCGGAAGTCCATCGAGCGCGTGGCGAAGAGGAAGCGGCGCGTGAGGCGGAGGAGCAGGCGCGGGAGCTCGATCCGGCGGGCGCCGCCCCGGGGCGCGCGGCGCCGGCTCCGGCTCCGGCGAAGGCGGCCGCTCCCTCCCCGGCCCCGGAGCGCGGGATGGATATGGATCTGGAGCTGCCGGATCCGGAAGCGGGCATTCCGCGGGCGACGGGGACGATCCCGGCCGCCAGGAAGGCAGGAGCCCCGGCGCTTCAAGTCAGCGAACCCGACGAACTCTCGATCGAGCTGGACGACGAACCCGCCGAGGAGCCGGAGGAGCGGCCCTTCGGCCTCGATCCGGAGAAGGCGAGCCAGTTCGACTTCTACCTCGAGCAGAATCTCGTGGAAGAGGCCGAAGAGGTTCTAAGGGCGATGGAGCGGACCGCGCCCGGAGATCCGGAGCTGATTCGCCGCCGGGCGCTTCTTGAGGACCGCCGGCCGGCGCCCGCTCCACCCCTCACCGCAAGCGGGGCGTCGGGGAATCTCGACCTGGACGTCGAGCGAGCCTTCGGCGGAACCCCCACGATTCCAGAGGACGCCTCCGAATCGGCAACCGACGGCACCGAGGAAGGCTTCTTCGATCTCGCGGCCGAGCTGAAGAGCCACATTCAAGGCCAGCCCGGCGACCTGGGCGGGGGCGAGAATCCGCCGCCTCTTCGCGAGGAAGCCAGCATCGACGAGATCTTCAAGGCGTTTCGCAAGAAGGTGGATCAGCAAGTCGAGGAGGAGGATTACGAGACGCGCTACAACCTGGGAATCGCCTACAAGGAGATGGGCCTCCTCGACGAGGCGATCGGGGAGTTCCAATACGCCTCCCGGGATCCCAAGCTCTTTCTCGAGTGCTGCAGCATCCTGGGAATCTGCTTCAAGGAAAAAGGAATGACCGACCTGGCCATCAAGTGGTACCGCAAGGCCTTGGAGAGCACCGGCCACTCCGAGGACAAGTATCAGGGTCTCCGCTACGATCTCGGCGAGCTTTACGCCGAGAAGGGAGACTATTCCCACGCCCTCTCGTTCTTCTCCGAAGTGTACGGAATCAACTCCAATTACCGGGACGTCGCCCTGCGGATCCGGGAGCTGAGGAAAAGAGTCGGCTGACGCGATCCGGAGGCGCCCCGTGCCGCGCGAAACGATCCCCCGCCGGGTAGTCGGTCTGCGAATCGTCCGGCGCCTTCCGCCTTCGGGACCGGGCTTCCTGTCGCTTTTCCGGGCGGTTCTGCGCAACGAATACGAAAGCGGCGAATCCTCGGCGGCCTATCGTTACGAGATGGTCGAGAGACGGGGAATCGACAGCGTCGCGATCATGCCGTTCTTCAGGGGCGCGAGCCCGGTGCGGGTCCTCGTCAAGGCGGGATTCCGCCCGGCCCTTTTTCTGCGCGGATCGCGTCCGGCGCCCGGAGAGCCGGCTCGGAAGCGGTCCTGGACGGTGGAGGCGGTGGCGGGAAGCCTGGAGCCGGGGGAGACGAGCGTCGCCCAGATCCGGCGGCGCGCCGCTCGCGAGCTGCGCGAGGAGACCGGCTATCGGGTGCGGCCGGAGGATTTTCGCCCGCTGGGCGCCGGGTTCTTTCCCTCGCACGGCCAGTGCACCGAGAAGATCCACTTGTTCGCGGTCTGTCTGGACCACCGTGCGGCCTCGCTTCCGAAAGGGGACGGTTCGATCAACGAGGCAGAGACCTGGTCGCTCCTTCTGGGGGCCCGGGATCTGATCGCGCGCTGCCGCACCGGCGAGATCGAGGATCCGAAGCTCGAGATTGGGGTCGTCCGCCTCCTCGAGCATCTGCGCCGCCGCGGGCGGGGCGGATTGGCCTGAACCGGGACAAAGTGCGCCAAAATGGGAACAGGCGCGAGCCAGGATGGCGGCCCGGGCCGAGTGACGACCGGCTCGAGCTGATGCCGTATTTGATACGCCGCGAGGAACTTAGGATTCTCACGAGTCTCCGGCTTTCGCTCTGGCAGCCATCTTGCTTGGAAGAGAGACAATCACGGAGAAGCGCCGAGCCCGTGAGCAGAGAACCAGGCGCGGCGATTCTTCGTAGCAAAGTGTGAGTGAGTAGGCAGCCGGTGCAGGTTCGTCGATCCACGAAACAACCTGCCCTCCATAACCCCCCCACCTCAACGAGAGAGAGCAAAATTGCCCGCACCGGCTGCCGGGCATCCTTCCGCCCGCCCGCGCCGCGATCGTCTTCTGCGGCACGAATCGTCCCGCCGCCGCCGTCCGATCGGTCCTTGACAGTGCCGAACGCCATCTGATACTGTGTGCTCCCAATTGCCATAAAACAAACGAGATACTTACTCGTGCCGGGGGCGGCGCGTAAGCAGAGGGAATCATGGCCGAAGCCAAGACATATCGAAACTTCATCAACGGGGAATGGGTCGCCTCCAGTTCGGGGAAAGTATTCGAG is from Candidatus Polarisedimenticolia bacterium and encodes:
- the rimM gene encoding ribosome maturation factor RimM (Essential for efficient processing of 16S rRNA) — protein: MARKATLRGPKGLLTARLVGKGNPFRSGQRVALRRGGDHREYSLQSAEVYRDRVVLKLAGLTTAQDAAVLEGSDILLQSKDLVDLPEGTYYIFRLVGLRVIGPEKRCLGRVFEVISTGGTDLLVVHDEAGEERLIPFARAICKRIDPEEGIIEIDPPEGLLEIE
- the trmD gene encoding tRNA (guanosine(37)-N1)-methyltransferase TrmD; this translates as MNFDVLTIFPGMFEGPLTESILKRGQERGLLSIRLHDLRHYAHDRHRQVDDTPYGGGGGMILMPGPIFEAVEAIRKEFPAGRDRVILLSPQGPRFNQEKARELCRDWDRLLLICGRYEGVDERVREFLVDEEISVGDYVLTGGEIAAMVLIDAVSRLKPGVLGGERSAEEDSFMEGLLEYPQYTRPAVFRGHPVPEVLLSGNHAEIQRFRREMALKNTRIKRPDLIPASDVGKR
- the rplS gene encoding 50S ribosomal protein L19 codes for the protein MDWVKMVEARELREKAPVFSVGDTVKVHVKVKEGEKERVQIFEGMVISRRGGGVSASFTVRKISDGVGVERIFPLHSPILEKVEVTRQGRVRRAKLYYLRERRGKSARIQEKKYV
- a CDS encoding ribonuclease HII, translated to MRWIHEDTLRREGFRRIAGLDEVGRGSLAGPVVAAVVILDRSARLPGVRDSKLLSEDQRRSQFGRIALSAMAYGFGVVEAETVDRINVLEASRQAMVAAIGSLAEPPDALLIDAVRLPDVDLPQRSLVHGDRRCLSIAAASILAKVFRDEIMKELDGVFPGYRFRFNKGYGTEEHLRALTFLGPTPLHRLSFSGVQPPLFPEED
- a CDS encoding tetratricopeptide repeat protein; this translates as MAVNRAKLLESADKLVRQGKLEEAIRQYMALSEDNPRDVNTINRIGDLYVRLRKNKEAIRQFMRIADFYAGDGFHLKAIAMYKKITKLDPSNVDANERLADLYAKQGLVIEARTQFLSLAEQCLRSGQKPKAIEIYQRIQSMEPDNLKARVILADLIGKEGDPRKAADGFVAAAEDLLERGLHDEALKVLVKAARTQPGRADIHDRIAAVLRAGDKRPQELVGTLEGMHLASPGTAGYVEMLAEAYLKMGRVSDFQKLVKSAKSGEARVALALAEARFHVSQGDSEKAVTRLAAAAGEAIRDPGPEQGAVLLEEALKIKPESVEMLEKLLDLWTTASEPKGIASAAERLARLYCGGDDWERASGMLDRIREVAPDHPALEALREKVNAGLGIGASGGPDEMAGSVPTLDELEKVVELESDSEADAGEEQFAELDAELASGADEPEIGDESQDAAYSGKSVIQEMRGEPPGKEVDEDFLSEHLTEAEVFLKYGLAEKAREQLQAILDRYPEHVPSLKKMKNIYAEDGRKSDAAGICRRIAEVHRARGEEEAAREAEEQARELDPAGAAPGRAAPAPAPAKAAAPSPAPERGMDMDLELPDPEAGIPRATGTIPAARKAGAPALQVSEPDELSIELDDEPAEEPEERPFGLDPEKASQFDFYLEQNLVEEAEEVLRAMERTAPGDPELIRRRALLEDRRPAPAPPLTASGASGNLDLDVERAFGGTPTIPEDASESATDGTEEGFFDLAAELKSHIQGQPGDLGGGENPPPLREEASIDEIFKAFRKKVDQQVEEEDYETRYNLGIAYKEMGLLDEAIGEFQYASRDPKLFLECCSILGICFKEKGMTDLAIKWYRKALESTGHSEDKYQGLRYDLGELYAEKGDYSHALSFFSEVYGINSNYRDVALRIRELRKRVG
- a CDS encoding NUDIX domain-containing protein, whose translation is MPRETIPRRVVGLRIVRRLPPSGPGFLSLFRAVLRNEYESGESSAAYRYEMVERRGIDSVAIMPFFRGASPVRVLVKAGFRPALFLRGSRPAPGEPARKRSWTVEAVAGSLEPGETSVAQIRRRAARELREETGYRVRPEDFRPLGAGFFPSHGQCTEKIHLFAVCLDHRAASLPKGDGSINEAETWSLLLGARDLIARCRTGEIEDPKLEIGVVRLLEHLRRRGRGGLA